The following are from one region of the Alkalimarinus sediminis genome:
- a CDS encoding YkgJ family cysteine cluster protein encodes MKACNSCGKCCIKYGDGDLSASKMDIDMWELFRPDIYRYVHNNEIWFDPETKQPLTRCPWLKEAPEQESGKMRYSCDIYLDRPEDCRHYPSLIEEMRRDECEMLEPHDLIKPRQAQRKLDIIMSDSRPPAFFE; translated from the coding sequence TTGAAAGCCTGTAACTCCTGCGGAAAATGTTGCATCAAGTATGGTGATGGTGACTTATCGGCATCAAAAATGGATATCGACATGTGGGAGTTATTCCGACCCGATATCTATCGCTATGTCCATAATAATGAAATCTGGTTTGACCCCGAAACCAAACAACCGCTTACGCGTTGCCCTTGGTTAAAAGAAGCCCCCGAGCAAGAGTCAGGCAAGATGCGCTATAGCTGTGATATCTATCTAGACCGACCAGAGGACTGTCGCCACTACCCTAGCCTCATCGAAGAGATGCGTCGAGACGAGTGTGAAATGCTCGAGCCCCACGACCTCATCAAACCACGACAGGCACAAAGAAAGCTCGACATTATCATGTCAGATAGCCGGCCTCCCGCGTTTTTTGAATAG
- a CDS encoding TlpA disulfide reductase family protein codes for MSVAVGPFALSWGHILFFVAYFIALFVGWRVGRRNNVSVEPVLTRMLIVGLIVARAVFVVSYWGEYSADLLGILDLRDGGFSLFGGVAGSLLVAVYYLWRKPAMRIALTSAMSAAVAVWLTSVVVYDTIRASQVLPDQQYQTLAAEPVMLSKFNDKPIVINLWATWCPPCRREMPVFMQAQQQRSDVNFVFINQGEYGYSVANYLQSEQLSLFNMLLDPKQLTMRQLGAQGLPSTLFYTADGVLAHSHMGELSEASLNHALKKIAPR; via the coding sequence TTGTCAGTAGCGGTCGGCCCCTTTGCCCTGTCTTGGGGGCATATTTTGTTTTTTGTGGCCTATTTTATAGCCCTTTTTGTCGGTTGGCGTGTGGGGCGGCGAAATAATGTCAGCGTAGAACCTGTGCTCACTCGCATGCTTATTGTGGGGCTTATTGTAGCGCGCGCGGTTTTTGTTGTTAGTTATTGGGGGGAATATAGTGCTGACTTACTCGGTATTCTTGACCTTCGTGATGGTGGGTTTTCGCTCTTCGGTGGAGTGGCCGGTTCGCTGTTGGTGGCGGTGTATTATCTTTGGCGTAAGCCCGCGATGCGTATAGCGTTAACCTCTGCTATGAGTGCGGCGGTTGCAGTGTGGTTGACCAGTGTTGTGGTGTACGACACCATCCGGGCTAGCCAAGTCTTACCTGATCAGCAGTATCAAACACTGGCAGCAGAACCGGTTATGCTGTCAAAATTTAACGATAAACCTATCGTCATCAATCTCTGGGCCACTTGGTGCCCGCCTTGCCGTCGCGAGATGCCTGTTTTCATGCAAGCTCAGCAACAGCGGTCTGACGTGAACTTTGTGTTTATTAATCAGGGGGAGTATGGCTACAGCGTCGCAAACTATCTGCAATCTGAGCAGCTATCTCTTTTTAATATGCTGCTCGACCCTAAACAGTTAACGATGCGTCAATTGGGCGCACAGGGGTTACCTTCGACCTTATTTTACACCGCTGATGGGGTGCTCGCTCATTCACATATGGGGGAGTTATCTGAGGCGAGTTTGAATCATGCGTTAAAAAAGATCGCACCACGGTAG
- a CDS encoding DUF3820 family protein: MFDKQDLVKLAKMKMPFGKYSGRVLIDLPEEYLLWFAKKGFPEGQLGDLLKLALEVHIHGLTEIIKPIKKMNIE; this comes from the coding sequence ATGTTTGATAAACAAGACCTGGTTAAACTGGCCAAAATGAAAATGCCATTTGGTAAATATAGCGGCCGAGTGTTAATAGACCTACCCGAAGAGTACCTGCTTTGGTTTGCCAAGAAAGGCTTTCCTGAAGGACAGTTGGGAGATCTATTGAAGCTAGCGTTGGAAGTTCATATTCATGGTTTGACAGAGATTATCAAACCGATCAAAAAAATGAATATCGAATAG
- a CDS encoding FKBP-type peptidyl-prolyl cis-trans isomerase yields MIIDKNKVVSFHYRLAEEGGKEIENSYDGEPMLFLKGHNNIVAGLEKAMEGKQSGDQFSVTVPPSEGYGERNEANQQRIPIKHLHGDKKSKSKIRAGMVVSVQTEDGPRQVTVVKAGKFNVDVDSNHPLAGRTLVFEVEVVDVREATADEIAHGHAHGVGGHQH; encoded by the coding sequence ATGATCATTGATAAAAACAAGGTCGTCAGCTTTCACTACCGTTTAGCTGAAGAAGGTGGTAAGGAGATAGAAAACTCCTATGATGGCGAGCCCATGTTGTTTTTGAAGGGGCACAACAATATTGTTGCCGGGCTTGAAAAAGCGATGGAAGGCAAACAGTCAGGTGATCAGTTCTCTGTAACAGTCCCGCCGTCTGAAGGCTATGGAGAGCGAAACGAAGCAAACCAACAGCGTATTCCAATTAAACATCTACATGGCGATAAAAAATCAAAGTCGAAGATTCGTGCTGGTATGGTCGTTTCCGTTCAAACTGAGGATGGCCCACGTCAAGTAACGGTGGTTAAAGCAGGTAAGTTCAACGTTGATGTTGATAGTAATCACCCGTTAGCAGGGCGTACATTGGTGTTTGAGGTTGAGGTGGTAGATGTGCGTGAGGCAACTGCGGATGAGATCGCGCATGGACATGCTCATGGTGTAGGTGGCCACCAACACTAA
- a CDS encoding hydrolase: MSLVKEQSVLVIVDVQGKLASIMSGSEGLIGRLGLLIEGAKLLEIPIIWLEQLPDKLGPTVESLATKLAPEQPIAKSSFSGYGDEAFRQRLSAEGRTQVILAGIETHVCVYQTAQDLLENNYEVTVVADGVSSRSETNKQIGLQMMTQRGAKLSCVESVLFELQQKAEGDLFRGLIKLIK, translated from the coding sequence GTGTCTTTAGTAAAAGAGCAGTCAGTACTGGTTATTGTTGATGTACAGGGTAAATTAGCCAGCATTATGTCGGGTAGTGAAGGGTTAATCGGACGATTGGGGCTGCTGATTGAAGGGGCCAAATTATTGGAAATTCCTATCATCTGGCTAGAGCAACTGCCCGATAAGCTTGGCCCAACGGTTGAGTCTCTTGCGACTAAGCTTGCACCTGAACAGCCGATCGCAAAATCCAGTTTTAGTGGTTATGGTGATGAAGCCTTCCGTCAGCGGCTCAGTGCTGAGGGCCGTACTCAGGTGATATTGGCGGGCATTGAAACACATGTATGCGTCTATCAAACGGCACAAGATTTACTTGAAAATAATTATGAAGTGACCGTAGTGGCTGACGGGGTCTCATCAAGGAGCGAGACGAACAAACAAATTGGGCTACAAATGATGACCCAGCGAGGGGCAAAGCTAAGTTGCGTTGAATCGGTGTTATTTGAGCTACAACAGAAGGCTGAAGGTGATCTGTTTCGTGGTTTGATCAAGTTGATTAAGTAG
- a CDS encoding YbaN family protein, with the protein MGSARYLVIILGWLSVVLGVAGIFLPLLPTTPFILLAAWCFSRSSPTFHNWLISHPKLGPIVDTWSNGGGLPIKVRNRIIIVMWASMILSMLLIAKVWSAVLLAAIGTSVTIYIMRRPVIY; encoded by the coding sequence ATGGGTTCTGCACGTTATCTTGTTATAATCTTAGGTTGGCTAAGTGTTGTGCTAGGCGTAGCGGGTATATTTTTGCCTCTCCTGCCTACAACGCCCTTTATCTTATTGGCCGCTTGGTGTTTTAGTCGCTCTTCACCTACATTCCACAACTGGCTTATCTCTCACCCTAAATTGGGCCCAATCGTCGACACCTGGAGCAATGGTGGCGGGCTACCCATTAAGGTCAGAAATAGAATCATCATCGTCATGTGGGCCAGCATGATACTCTCGATGCTGCTCATTGCTAAAGTATGGTCGGCAGTGCTATTAGCCGCTATTGGCACTTCCGTCACGATCTACATTATGAGAAGGCCTGTTATCTATTAA
- a CDS encoding HopJ type III effector protein, whose amino-acid sequence MTESQLIEQLETTPETVEFEQVISIISENYNYQPTRFSNGEVINEAGTNEGSCKLFAFGLLNQLSEKEMLACFGKYYRDDVLKHPEGSDHANIRTFMVSGWDAIKFDQPALTKK is encoded by the coding sequence ATGACAGAAAGCCAACTGATAGAACAACTGGAAACCACGCCTGAAACCGTTGAATTTGAGCAGGTTATCAGCATAATTTCAGAAAACTATAACTATCAGCCCACCCGTTTTAGCAATGGCGAAGTCATTAACGAAGCAGGAACCAACGAAGGCTCTTGTAAGTTGTTTGCGTTTGGCCTACTAAATCAACTATCTGAAAAAGAGATGCTCGCTTGTTTTGGCAAATACTATCGTGATGATGTATTAAAGCATCCAGAAGGTAGTGATCACGCGAATATTAGAACCTTTATGGTCTCTGGATGGGATGCCATTAAGTTTGATCAACCTGCGCTAACCAAGAAGTAA
- a CDS encoding methyl-accepting chemotaxis protein, with product MNTVSFAIVCLLTLYAMHTETDQLAAANKHASMQQLKQTVAIVHGMDAVELINSIRKTNHFFVIDQQSNQVSSATLKVPASLVQETLALSGSIKQASSASSLFSDSPNQVVTISKHPASGTHLGLVTESPSFLQVFKQEASRYAVVATILMIALLLSSQLLISFIERHINKLKKVMLYVQSEKDLTARVEIDSLDEVGQMASAFNQMQDGRVHTIKTIRQSAETLSHTSKSLSQSSQDNRDGMDRQSTQSDQLASAMLQMNAAANEISQRAVETHQISESASEKSREGSGLVLKTTQAITQLSGDISNAAEMVSALNLDSQKIESATEEIRAIADQTNLLALNAAIEAARAGESGRGFAVVADEVRKLAIHAQEATDQIQTVVSSIKQATTNINQTMENSRAQADECVNAAEGAASSIEEINDIVTQVTDKNMLIAAAAEQQSQTSDEINSSIQLIQDDTHQVYLNTETIAESSQQIKSEAEHLFNTVSAMRIE from the coding sequence GTGAACACCGTTTCATTCGCGATAGTATGCCTGTTAACGCTCTATGCGATGCACACCGAAACCGATCAGTTAGCGGCGGCCAATAAACACGCCTCTATGCAACAGTTAAAGCAAACAGTGGCCATCGTTCACGGGATGGATGCCGTCGAACTCATCAACTCAATCAGAAAAACCAACCACTTTTTTGTTATTGACCAACAATCAAACCAGGTTTCATCTGCCACATTGAAGGTGCCTGCATCGCTGGTACAAGAAACTCTAGCCCTCTCAGGTTCAATAAAACAAGCCAGCAGTGCCTCATCACTATTTTCTGACTCGCCAAATCAAGTCGTCACAATCTCAAAACATCCAGCGAGCGGCACACATCTGGGTTTAGTGACTGAGTCACCCTCGTTTTTGCAGGTATTTAAACAAGAAGCCAGCCGCTATGCTGTGGTCGCAACGATCTTAATGATTGCTCTACTGCTCTCTTCCCAGCTTCTTATCAGTTTTATAGAGCGCCATATTAATAAGCTAAAGAAAGTCATGCTGTATGTTCAGAGCGAAAAAGATCTCACCGCACGGGTAGAAATTGATTCGTTAGACGAGGTGGGGCAGATGGCATCGGCATTTAATCAGATGCAAGATGGTCGCGTTCACACGATCAAAACCATTCGTCAATCGGCAGAGACCCTCAGTCATACATCAAAATCACTGTCTCAATCCTCTCAGGACAACCGAGACGGCATGGACCGCCAGTCAACCCAATCAGACCAACTGGCATCAGCGATGTTACAGATGAACGCAGCCGCTAATGAGATATCTCAGCGCGCAGTTGAAACACATCAAATATCTGAAAGCGCTTCCGAGAAGAGCCGTGAAGGCTCAGGGCTCGTGCTCAAAACAACACAAGCAATTACTCAACTTAGCGGTGATATTTCTAATGCGGCTGAAATGGTCTCGGCACTTAACTTAGATAGCCAAAAAATCGAAAGTGCTACGGAAGAAATCAGAGCCATTGCTGATCAAACCAACCTTTTAGCCCTGAACGCCGCAATAGAAGCAGCAAGAGCAGGGGAGTCGGGTAGAGGCTTTGCAGTAGTGGCCGACGAGGTTCGCAAACTGGCCATTCACGCGCAAGAAGCTACCGATCAAATTCAAACGGTTGTCTCAAGTATTAAGCAAGCGACCACTAACATTAATCAAACCATGGAAAACAGCCGTGCCCAGGCTGATGAATGTGTGAATGCAGCGGAGGGAGCCGCTTCTTCAATAGAAGAAATCAACGATATTGTCACTCAAGTAACGGATAAAAACATGCTGATAGCTGCGGCGGCAGAACAACAGAGTCAAACGTCAGATGAGATTAACAGCAGCATTCAATTGATTCAAGACGACACCCACCAAGTCTATCTCAACACTGAAACCATCGCAGAAAGCAGCCAACAGATCAAAAGCGAAGCCGAGCATCTATTCAACACCGTCAGCGCAATGCGAATTGAATAG
- a CDS encoding HPP family protein, with the protein MSVFFVHEPSRGIVTPLSDKFRIRQILAPDELNEIQKTHRKITSNPENYPPLKDYDQQPSEEQPPSEEYQAGQERENQIAANAYSETRDQPSEQRFQAFAWSIMSKPVISISITATLSEAWRLMQHHGINHLAITNESHQLAGLLSEKNILPYLMESDVPVTDITLNTFCNRTLLSATPDTDLYELAEVMLENQIDGIVIIENNALQGIITYSDIVKVLLNAKQIETFA; encoded by the coding sequence ATGTCTGTATTTTTCGTTCATGAACCCTCTCGCGGTATCGTAACACCGCTTTCCGACAAGTTTCGGATACGGCAAATTCTTGCGCCGGATGAACTGAATGAAATTCAAAAAACTCACCGAAAAATAACCTCTAACCCTGAAAACTACCCGCCCCTTAAAGATTACGATCAACAACCTTCAGAAGAACAGCCGCCTTCAGAAGAGTATCAAGCCGGACAAGAGCGAGAAAACCAAATTGCGGCCAATGCCTACTCAGAAACACGTGATCAGCCGTCAGAACAGCGGTTTCAGGCCTTTGCATGGTCGATTATGTCAAAGCCGGTTATTAGCATCTCCATCACTGCAACACTGAGTGAAGCATGGAGGCTAATGCAGCACCACGGCATTAATCACTTGGCCATCACCAACGAAAGTCATCAGCTAGCAGGCTTGCTGTCAGAGAAAAATATTCTTCCGTACCTTATGGAGAGTGACGTCCCCGTAACCGACATTACCCTCAATACTTTCTGCAATCGCACGCTACTGTCTGCAACACCCGATACCGACTTGTATGAACTCGCCGAAGTGATGTTAGAGAACCAGATCGATGGCATAGTCATTATCGAAAACAACGCGTTACAAGGCATTATCACCTACTCAGATATCGTAAAAGTGCTGTTAAATGCTAAGCAAATAGAGACATTTGCATGA
- the ylqF gene encoding ribosome biogenesis GTPase YlqF: MAINWFPGHMHKARKEIREIMPQIDLIIEVLDARIPFSSENPLANSLRGDKPCIKVLNKSDLADPVRTEEWVKYLEKSKGVKAIPTTSEQPGQIKNLLELCRQMLPHKADSELLVRTLIMGIPNVGKSTIINTLAGRMIAKVGNEPAVTKRQQKINLQNGIVLSDTPGFLWPKLEPESCGYRLAVTGAVKDTAIEYEDVASYAAEFLLTDYPEAVKERYQLDTLPANDYELMEIIGRKRGCLRPGGKINLHKVSEIILNELRDGTLGRLTLETPEVVEKEQIILEKEKEAKKAAKEARKNKRKGQY; encoded by the coding sequence ATGGCTATCAACTGGTTCCCCGGCCACATGCACAAGGCTCGGAAAGAGATTCGAGAGATCATGCCGCAAATTGATCTCATTATAGAAGTACTTGATGCGCGCATCCCATTTAGTAGCGAAAACCCATTAGCAAACTCCCTAAGAGGTGATAAGCCCTGTATAAAAGTACTCAATAAAAGCGATCTCGCAGACCCCGTTCGCACCGAAGAGTGGGTCAAATACCTTGAAAAGAGTAAGGGTGTTAAAGCAATACCCACTACCTCAGAGCAACCTGGGCAGATTAAGAACCTGCTAGAGCTATGCCGCCAAATGCTGCCTCATAAAGCCGACTCTGAGCTTTTGGTAAGAACTTTGATTATGGGCATACCCAATGTGGGTAAATCAACCATTATCAATACACTAGCCGGGCGGATGATCGCAAAAGTGGGTAACGAACCCGCCGTCACCAAACGACAGCAGAAAATCAACCTACAAAATGGCATTGTACTGTCAGACACCCCAGGGTTTTTATGGCCTAAACTAGAGCCTGAAAGCTGCGGTTACCGTTTGGCCGTAACCGGTGCCGTGAAAGATACCGCCATTGAGTATGAAGATGTCGCATCATATGCGGCTGAATTTCTACTAACCGACTACCCTGAAGCCGTTAAAGAGCGTTATCAACTAGATACGTTGCCCGCAAACGACTATGAACTGATGGAAATAATCGGTCGTAAGCGAGGCTGTTTAAGACCCGGTGGAAAGATTAACCTTCATAAGGTTTCTGAGATCATACTCAACGAGCTAAGAGATGGCACCCTCGGACGTCTTACCCTTGAAACCCCCGAAGTCGTGGAGAAAGAGCAGATCATTCTGGAAAAAGAGAAAGAAGCTAAAAAAGCCGCCAAAGAAGCACGAAAAAACAAACGCAAAGGTCAGTATTAG
- a CDS encoding DUF808 domain-containing protein: MAFSLLALIDDIAAVLDDVAVLSKVAVKKTAGVLGDDLALNAEQVSGVKADRELPVVWAVAKGSFLNKFILVPAALAISAFAPALITVLLVIGGLYLCYEGFEKVAHKLLHSHKERSDQHQAHLKALSKSDVDLVALEKTKIKGAIRTDFILSAEIVVIVLGTVQEASFAMQVMVVSSLALLITVGVYGLVAAIVKLDDLGLHLLRQSVSGSYRSVKRFIGRSLLIFAPNMMKMLSIVGTIAMFLVGGGILTHSFHWLHQQSAATVEMLTSVLGTFSSALTPILFDGVIGIVAGGFVLLLISMLSKTAKIIKG, from the coding sequence ATGGCGTTTAGCCTATTAGCCTTAATCGATGATATTGCTGCGGTATTGGATGATGTAGCAGTTTTGTCAAAAGTAGCCGTTAAGAAGACGGCTGGAGTATTGGGTGATGACCTGGCGTTAAATGCAGAGCAAGTCTCTGGTGTTAAAGCCGACCGTGAGTTACCCGTTGTTTGGGCCGTTGCAAAAGGCTCGTTCTTAAACAAATTTATTTTAGTGCCGGCAGCGTTGGCCATTAGTGCCTTTGCCCCAGCCCTGATTACCGTATTACTGGTGATTGGTGGTTTGTACCTATGTTATGAAGGGTTTGAAAAGGTCGCGCACAAGCTGCTTCATAGTCATAAAGAGCGATCTGATCAGCACCAAGCGCATTTAAAGGCGCTGTCTAAATCTGATGTTGATTTAGTCGCCCTGGAAAAGACAAAAATTAAAGGGGCTATTCGTACTGACTTTATATTATCGGCAGAAATTGTTGTGATTGTGCTGGGTACGGTGCAGGAAGCATCCTTTGCCATGCAGGTGATGGTTGTGTCTTCACTAGCGCTACTGATCACAGTGGGTGTTTATGGTTTAGTGGCTGCGATTGTTAAGCTGGATGACCTAGGTTTACATTTGCTGCGGCAATCGGTGTCTGGCTCATATCGTTCAGTGAAGAGGTTTATAGGGCGTTCTCTGCTGATATTTGCACCTAATATGATGAAGATGCTCTCTATCGTGGGCACCATTGCGATGTTTTTAGTGGGGGGTGGAATACTCACTCATAGCTTCCATTGGTTGCATCAGCAGTCTGCAGCGACCGTCGAAATGCTTACTTCAGTGTTAGGGACTTTTTCGAGCGCTCTGACGCCTATATTGTTTGATGGAGTTATCGGCATAGTCGCTGGTGGTTTTGTGCTATTGTTAATCTCAATGCTGAGCAAAACTGCCAAGATAATAAAGGGTTAG
- a CDS encoding DUF6279 family lipoprotein: MSQTERNSSTRTTALVLAITLLLSGCSGFGFLFERLDWLTVWQLDRMFDLTAEQEEPLQPKAAELREWLRDEGFPEVIDEFKQTLTLWNNNQLEAAYDHMDQASQALLAQFFVQLVPLVQTLSHTLTEENAEHYRQYTLEKQEDWFEYAESDESKADARIEQLEQWFGHLSDQQVTAVMPYTALYPDERQIRIDNNNQWRERILSAALAKDSVSLKRWIESPELLWTEEYALLYQRNKRDIAAMMKVLFPTLTTKQKEHAADRVLDWISKMEDTF; encoded by the coding sequence ATGAGCCAAACTGAGAGAAACTCATCAACACGAACAACAGCATTAGTACTTGCCATTACCTTATTATTATCAGGGTGCAGTGGCTTTGGTTTTTTGTTTGAAAGGCTCGATTGGCTTACCGTGTGGCAATTAGACCGCATGTTCGACCTTACGGCAGAGCAAGAAGAGCCGCTTCAGCCGAAGGCAGCTGAGCTGCGTGAATGGCTTAGAGATGAAGGATTTCCTGAGGTTATCGATGAGTTTAAGCAAACACTTACCCTATGGAACAATAACCAGTTAGAAGCTGCTTATGACCATATGGATCAAGCATCACAAGCCCTATTGGCTCAGTTTTTTGTGCAGTTAGTGCCGCTCGTACAAACACTAAGCCATACTCTCACCGAAGAAAACGCAGAACATTATCGCCAATACACCCTCGAAAAACAGGAAGATTGGTTTGAGTATGCGGAGTCTGATGAGTCAAAAGCAGATGCCAGAATCGAGCAACTCGAACAGTGGTTTGGACACTTATCGGATCAACAAGTCACTGCTGTCATGCCTTATACAGCACTATATCCCGATGAACGACAGATTCGCATCGATAATAACAACCAATGGCGAGAACGGATTCTATCGGCAGCCCTGGCAAAAGACAGTGTAAGTTTAAAACGGTGGATCGAGTCACCCGAACTGCTTTGGACTGAGGAGTACGCCTTACTCTATCAGCGCAATAAGCGCGATATCGCCGCTATGATGAAAGTGCTTTTTCCGACGTTAACCACCAAGCAGAAAGAGCATGCAGCAGATCGAGTTTTGGACTGGATAAGCAAGATGGAAGATACCTTCTAG
- a CDS encoding SDR family oxidoreductase, whose amino-acid sequence MSQTVVVTGANKGIGFEFCAYYKQKGFDVIAVCRSASEELQGLGVEIIDGVDVSTDQGIERLKQAIGGRSIDILINNAGIFSNQSLNDMDFSEVSRQLEVNAVGPLKVTHALLGGLKSGTKVALVTSRMGSISDNTSGAYYGYRMSKAALNAAGMSLANDLKPQGVAIAILHPGFVQTSMVGYAGDISPATAAERLAQRIAELTIETTGTFWHSNGDVLPW is encoded by the coding sequence ATGAGTCAAACAGTTGTTGTTACAGGTGCCAATAAAGGTATAGGGTTTGAGTTTTGCGCTTACTACAAGCAAAAAGGCTTCGATGTTATTGCGGTTTGTCGTTCTGCTTCTGAAGAGCTGCAGGGCTTAGGAGTTGAGATCATTGATGGGGTTGATGTGTCGACTGACCAAGGTATTGAGCGGCTAAAGCAGGCAATTGGTGGGCGCTCGATTGATATTTTGATCAACAATGCGGGTATCTTTTCGAATCAGAGCCTTAACGATATGGATTTCAGTGAAGTCTCTCGTCAGTTAGAAGTGAATGCAGTTGGGCCACTAAAGGTAACGCATGCCTTATTAGGCGGGCTGAAAAGTGGGACTAAGGTGGCGCTGGTGACTAGCCGAATGGGTTCTATTTCAGATAATACTTCAGGGGCTTATTATGGTTATCGAATGTCTAAGGCTGCGCTTAACGCAGCGGGCATGTCTCTGGCTAATGATCTAAAACCACAGGGTGTTGCGATTGCTATTTTGCACCCAGGCTTTGTGCAGACTTCTATGGTGGGTTATGCCGGTGATATTTCACCTGCAACGGCAGCAGAGCGATTGGCTCAGCGCATAGCCGAGCTAACGATAGAAACAACGGGTACGTTTTGGCACTCCAATGGTGATGTACTGCCGTGGTAG
- a CDS encoding DUF938 domain-containing protein: MKPVAEACLRNQQPIAEVLSDILANAKAVLELGSGTGQHGVYLAKCFRHLKWQLSDLADCIPGMKLWWQEASLDNLCEPIELDVTCDDWATRRDYDAVFTANTIHFVTLAVAEALLRGAAKTLQKGGLLCIYGPFNENGCYTGDGNRQFDQWLKAIDPEIGIKDIEWVEDVLRQCGMVLVSRRQMPANNLMLVFQH, encoded by the coding sequence ATGAAACCTGTTGCTGAAGCCTGCCTAAGAAATCAACAGCCTATTGCCGAAGTGTTAAGTGATATTTTGGCTAACGCAAAAGCAGTCTTGGAGCTAGGTAGCGGCACTGGGCAGCATGGAGTCTATTTGGCTAAGTGCTTCCGCCATCTGAAATGGCAGCTTAGCGATTTAGCCGACTGTATACCTGGCATGAAGTTATGGTGGCAAGAAGCTAGCTTAGACAACCTATGTGAGCCTATAGAGCTAGACGTCACGTGTGATGACTGGGCTACCAGAAGAGATTATGATGCTGTTTTTACGGCTAATACGATTCACTTTGTTACGCTAGCGGTTGCGGAGGCATTGTTAAGAGGCGCCGCCAAAACTTTGCAGAAAGGCGGTCTGCTCTGCATTTATGGGCCATTTAATGAAAATGGCTGCTATACAGGGGATGGTAATCGTCAGTTTGATCAATGGCTAAAAGCAATAGATCCAGAGATTGGTATAAAAGATATAGAGTGGGTTGAAGATGTGTTGCGTCAGTGTGGTATGGTGCTTGTTAGCCGGAGACAGATGCCGGCTAACAACCTGATGCTAGTGTTTCAGCATTGA
- a CDS encoding ZIP family metal transporter, whose product MSLGLQAAFWGGISGLALLLGASVGYFIKLPHKVIASVMAFGAGVLISALSFELMDKAHHQGGVLPAVLGFAFGVILYSSANAFLSRYGAKHRKRSQLPGSHSAQGASVAIALGALIDGIPEAAAIGVSLLDGDGVALVTVCAIFLSNIPEGLSSSAGMRQSGKSVGYVFGLWFSIALVSSVSAWAGFSFLGQFGDIYIAFAIAVAAGAILVMIIQTMIPEAFEDIHNITGPIAAVGFLVAFSASKLFG is encoded by the coding sequence ATGTCGCTAGGTTTACAAGCTGCGTTTTGGGGTGGCATCTCAGGTCTGGCTCTGTTGTTGGGCGCCTCAGTGGGGTACTTTATCAAACTACCCCATAAGGTTATCGCTAGTGTAATGGCCTTTGGTGCCGGGGTTTTAATCTCGGCGCTGTCATTTGAATTGATGGATAAAGCTCACCATCAGGGTGGCGTCCTCCCTGCGGTATTAGGCTTTGCATTTGGAGTTATTTTATATTCCAGTGCCAACGCTTTTCTTTCACGCTATGGTGCCAAGCATCGAAAACGTTCTCAGCTTCCAGGCTCTCATTCCGCCCAAGGGGCTAGTGTGGCAATTGCGTTAGGGGCGCTGATTGATGGTATTCCTGAGGCGGCTGCCATTGGTGTTAGCCTGCTTGATGGTGACGGTGTAGCTTTAGTAACCGTATGTGCTATTTTTCTTTCGAATATTCCAGAAGGGTTGTCGAGTTCGGCGGGTATGCGCCAGTCAGGCAAGAGCGTGGGTTATGTGTTTGGCCTGTGGTTTTCAATCGCGTTAGTTTCATCGGTGTCGGCCTGGGCAGGTTTTAGTTTTCTAGGGCAGTTTGGCGATATCTATATTGCATTTGCCATCGCTGTGGCGGCTGGTGCTATTTTGGTGATGATTATTCAAACGATGATCCCTGAAGCCTTTGAAGACATACACAATATTACAGGGCCTATTGCTGCCGTTGGTTTCTTAGTTGCCTTTTCAGCCAGTAAGCTGTTTGGTTGA